Proteins encoded by one window of Synechococcus sp. WH 7805:
- the rodA gene encoding rod shape-determining protein RodA, with the protein MLTGLDRGKTLFSESVSRRRRTRYRDWILWGVPLAMIAVAGLLIASTQRQANYANWYQHWITAGVGVIVALLLARISLPKLRPLLIPIYGVTVISLVAVRMIGITALGSQRWISIGGVHVQPSEFAKLAAILLLAAVLDRHPVERPVDFLRPLAVISLPWLLVFIQPDLGTSLVFGALLLTMLYWSGMPFEWLVLLLSPLMTALLAGLFPWGLAVWIPLTLVIAYRSLPWKRVALALVTLVQGASALITPWLWQNGLQEYQRDRLVLFLDPTKDPLGGGYHLLQSTVGIGSGGLFGTGLLQGQLTKLRFIPEQHTDFIFSALGEETGFLGTMLVVVGFVMLMWRLLQVARQSRSDFESLVVIGVATMLMFQVVVNIFMTIGLGPVTGIPLPFLSYGRSAMIVNFIALGLCLSVARRSRRVLVR; encoded by the coding sequence ATGCTGACCGGACTCGACCGCGGAAAGACGCTCTTCTCAGAATCCGTGAGCAGGCGCCGCCGGACCCGTTATCGGGACTGGATTCTTTGGGGAGTTCCTCTGGCCATGATTGCTGTGGCCGGCTTACTGATCGCCAGCACTCAGCGCCAGGCGAATTACGCCAACTGGTATCAACACTGGATCACCGCAGGGGTGGGCGTGATAGTTGCACTGCTCTTGGCGAGGATTTCACTGCCAAAGTTGAGACCTCTACTCATACCGATCTACGGGGTCACGGTGATCAGCCTCGTTGCAGTCCGCATGATCGGGATTACCGCTTTGGGATCACAGCGCTGGATCAGCATTGGTGGCGTGCATGTACAGCCATCGGAGTTCGCCAAGCTCGCTGCCATCCTCCTGCTCGCTGCTGTACTCGATCGCCACCCGGTCGAGCGCCCGGTGGACTTTCTCCGGCCACTGGCCGTGATCTCGCTTCCGTGGCTGCTGGTCTTCATCCAGCCAGATCTGGGCACCTCTCTGGTGTTCGGCGCTCTACTGCTGACAATGCTCTATTGGTCTGGAATGCCGTTCGAATGGCTTGTCCTGCTGCTTTCGCCACTGATGACAGCTCTGCTTGCAGGCCTGTTCCCTTGGGGACTAGCAGTGTGGATCCCTCTGACCCTCGTGATCGCTTATCGGTCGCTGCCGTGGAAACGCGTGGCCCTCGCCCTTGTGACCCTGGTGCAGGGAGCTTCCGCACTGATCACTCCCTGGCTCTGGCAGAACGGTTTACAGGAGTATCAGCGAGATCGTTTGGTGCTCTTTCTCGATCCCACCAAGGACCCATTAGGTGGCGGTTACCACTTGCTCCAGAGCACGGTGGGCATCGGGTCAGGAGGACTGTTCGGAACCGGACTGCTCCAGGGGCAGCTGACCAAATTGCGGTTTATCCCGGAGCAGCACACCGACTTCATTTTCAGCGCTCTGGGGGAGGAAACAGGCTTTCTTGGCACGATGCTCGTGGTGGTCGGCTTCGTGATGCTGATGTGGCGTCTCCTGCAGGTCGCTAGACAGTCACGCTCAGATTTCGAGTCTCTGGTTGTGATCGGAGTCGCAACCATGCTCATGTTCCAGGTGGTGGTGAACATCTTCATGACCATTGGCCTTGGCCCTGTCACCGGAATCCCCTTGCCGTTCCTGAGTTATGGACGCAGCGCGATGATCGTCAATTTCATAGCGCTGGGTCTCTGCCTTTCAGTGGCACGTCGCTCTCGGCGCGTCTTAGTGCGTTGA
- a CDS encoding sensor histidine kinase KdpD: MAEGVPAGQADDSHARRLWWGALEVLQQRLLIDQSSRRGLWIASPLPALYAPELLQQYRGWVWAPEALTLLKGLQTSTLLPSDLINAPTDVREAPTLSCQFQTMPLRAEDGQDPLLLVITPKLQAAIALQGQEGQRRLLMRSEPNLLGQILSLVEKRLKQDDPTQAEVLHQALKELGPLQSSGDLALHFWPELSQRLASMAPTVTLQTTQEAPGIPAKEPSQGDQDAELSLLEAIAHEVRTPLATIRTLIRSLLRRRDLPDRVTERLQQIDTECSEQIDRFGLIFQAAELQRQPDSPSQLARTDLGAMLRLLSPSWRQQLQRREVGFDMAVDDGLPLVLSDPSRLEPMLGGLVDRCSRSLPPGSQLQLTLQPAGARLKLQLISRTPEQMASRASEPMPQEQLGPVLSWNTDTGSLQLSQTATRRLLESLGGRLTQHRDRGLTVFFPIAGQC; this comes from the coding sequence ATGGCCGAAGGGGTCCCTGCAGGACAAGCGGATGACTCCCATGCTCGGCGCCTCTGGTGGGGAGCACTCGAAGTCCTCCAACAGCGATTGCTCATCGATCAGTCCAGCCGGAGAGGATTGTGGATTGCCTCTCCTCTGCCAGCCCTCTACGCACCCGAACTTCTGCAGCAATATCGGGGGTGGGTGTGGGCTCCTGAAGCCCTCACACTTCTCAAAGGCCTTCAGACCAGCACACTGCTCCCCTCTGACCTGATCAACGCACCGACGGATGTGCGGGAAGCCCCCACCCTCAGCTGCCAGTTTCAGACGATGCCACTGCGCGCCGAAGACGGCCAAGACCCTTTGCTGCTTGTGATTACCCCCAAGCTCCAGGCAGCGATTGCCCTGCAGGGACAGGAAGGTCAGCGACGACTGCTGATGCGCAGCGAACCAAACCTTCTTGGTCAGATCCTGAGCCTGGTCGAAAAGCGACTCAAGCAGGACGATCCCACACAGGCCGAGGTTCTCCATCAGGCGCTGAAGGAGTTGGGACCTCTTCAGAGCAGCGGGGATCTTGCGCTTCACTTCTGGCCAGAGCTGTCCCAACGTCTGGCTTCGATGGCTCCCACGGTGACGCTTCAGACCACGCAGGAAGCCCCGGGGATCCCCGCGAAGGAGCCTTCTCAAGGAGACCAGGATGCAGAGCTCTCACTCCTAGAAGCGATTGCCCACGAAGTGAGAACACCTCTTGCAACGATTCGCACCCTGATTCGCTCGCTCTTGCGCCGCCGTGACCTGCCGGACAGGGTGACCGAACGGCTTCAGCAGATTGACACTGAATGCAGCGAACAGATTGATCGCTTCGGACTGATCTTCCAGGCGGCGGAACTCCAGCGGCAACCTGATAGCCCTTCACAGCTTGCGAGGACTGATCTCGGGGCGATGTTACGACTGCTATCACCCAGCTGGAGGCAACAGCTGCAACGCAGAGAGGTGGGCTTCGACATGGCCGTCGACGATGGATTACCCCTGGTACTCAGTGATCCCAGCAGACTGGAGCCAATGCTTGGGGGGCTGGTGGATCGATGCAGCCGCAGCCTCCCACCCGGAAGTCAGTTGCAGCTGACGCTTCAACCCGCAGGAGCTCGTCTCAAGCTCCAACTGATCTCGCGGACCCCTGAACAAATGGCCTCGCGGGCATCTGAGCCCATGCCCCAAGAACAGTTGGGACCGGTTCTCAGCTGGAACACGGACACCGGCAGCCTTCAGCTCAGCCAAACAGCCACCCGACGATTGCTGGAAAGCCTGGGAGGGCGACTGACCCAGCACCGAGACCGTGGACTCACGGTGTTCTTTCCGATTGCAGGGCAATGTTGA
- a CDS encoding photosystem I reaction center subunit II PsaD, with the protein MTATALNGQLPQFIGSTGGLLNSAETEEKYAITWTSNSSQAFELPTGGAAMMNAGENIMYFARKEQCLALGTQLRTKFKPRIEDYKIYRIFPGGDTEYLHPSDGVFPEKVNEGRAMVGHNPRRIGQNINPANIKFSGRNTFDA; encoded by the coding sequence ATGACAGCAACGGCGTTGAACGGACAGCTTCCCCAGTTCATCGGCAGTACAGGAGGTCTTCTCAACTCCGCCGAAACAGAAGAGAAGTACGCCATCACCTGGACGAGCAACAGCTCTCAGGCCTTCGAACTTCCCACCGGTGGCGCAGCCATGATGAACGCCGGTGAAAACATCATGTATTTCGCCCGCAAGGAGCAGTGCCTAGCTCTGGGCACCCAACTGCGAACCAAGTTCAAGCCACGGATCGAGGATTACAAGATCTACCGAATTTTCCCTGGTGGTGACACTGAGTACCTCCATCCAAGTGATGGTGTGTTCCCTGAAAAGGTCAACGAAGGTCGGGCCATGGTGGGACACAATCCACGCCGTATCGGTCAAAATATCAACCCAGCGAATATCAAGTTCAGCGGACGCAATACGTTCGACGCTTGA
- a CDS encoding anthranilate synthase component I gives MLTPDRTAFQEAIESGATFVPVASSWPADLETPLTTWLKVGEGHPPGVLLESVEGGETLGRWSVVACNPLWTLSARHNQLQRTWRDGRHETLSGNPFNSLRDCLAPYQPATLAGLPPLGQLYGMWGYELIRWIEPSVPVHDNEGNEPPEGLWMLMDSILIFDQVKRLITAVAYADLSGEHNSFADPEAAWTDALQRIQSLKQTMAEPLPPVRPLNWTPSRGDTPSTTSNRTQDDFQKAVLEAREHIAAGDAFQLVISQRLSTEVRHAPLDLYRSLRMVNPSPYMAFFDFGDWQLIGSSPEVMVKAEPDQGGIRAVLRPIAGTRPRGSNELEDRSLEAELLADPKERAEHVMLVDLGRNDLGRVCVPGSVSVRELMVIERYSHVMHIVSEVEGRLAPGNDIWDLLMAAFPAGTVSGAPKIRAMQLIHELEPDSRGPYSGVYGSVDLAGALNTAITIRTMVVQPNRDGGWTLHVQAGAGIVADSRPEAEYQETLNKARGMLTALACLEDVET, from the coding sequence ATGCTCACACCCGACCGCACGGCTTTTCAAGAAGCCATTGAATCTGGTGCAACATTTGTACCCGTAGCCAGCAGCTGGCCTGCAGATCTGGAAACACCCCTCACCACCTGGTTGAAAGTGGGCGAGGGGCATCCCCCAGGAGTTCTGCTCGAATCCGTTGAGGGCGGCGAAACCCTGGGTCGTTGGAGTGTGGTGGCTTGTAATCCCTTGTGGACACTCTCTGCCCGGCACAACCAGCTGCAACGGACCTGGAGAGATGGGCGGCATGAGACGTTGTCAGGCAACCCTTTCAACAGCCTGAGGGACTGCCTGGCGCCCTATCAACCGGCAACCCTGGCGGGACTGCCTCCGCTCGGCCAGCTTTACGGAATGTGGGGTTATGAACTGATCCGCTGGATCGAGCCCTCGGTGCCGGTGCATGACAACGAAGGGAATGAACCTCCGGAGGGACTGTGGATGCTGATGGACAGCATCCTCATTTTTGATCAGGTGAAACGCCTGATCACTGCTGTGGCCTATGCAGACCTCTCAGGAGAGCACAACTCCTTCGCCGACCCAGAGGCGGCCTGGACGGATGCGCTCCAGCGCATTCAGTCCCTCAAGCAGACAATGGCCGAGCCACTGCCCCCTGTGCGCCCGCTCAACTGGACTCCCAGCCGAGGAGATACACCTTCGACAACCAGCAATCGGACCCAGGATGACTTCCAGAAGGCGGTTTTAGAGGCCCGGGAACACATCGCAGCTGGAGATGCCTTTCAGCTGGTGATCAGCCAAAGACTCAGCACGGAGGTCCGCCACGCTCCCCTGGATCTTTACCGGAGCTTGCGCATGGTGAATCCTTCGCCGTATATGGCGTTCTTTGACTTCGGTGACTGGCAGCTGATCGGATCCAGTCCTGAAGTGATGGTCAAGGCGGAACCCGATCAAGGAGGAATCCGCGCTGTACTTCGACCGATTGCAGGGACAAGACCCCGGGGAAGCAATGAACTGGAAGATCGGAGTCTGGAAGCGGAGCTGCTCGCTGATCCCAAAGAACGTGCCGAACACGTAATGCTTGTCGACCTCGGTCGCAACGACCTCGGCCGCGTCTGCGTTCCGGGATCGGTGTCAGTCCGCGAACTCATGGTGATCGAGCGTTACTCCCACGTGATGCACATCGTCAGTGAGGTGGAGGGGCGACTGGCTCCTGGGAACGACATCTGGGATCTGCTCATGGCGGCTTTTCCTGCGGGAACGGTGAGCGGAGCACCCAAGATCAGGGCGATGCAGCTCATTCACGAGCTCGAGCCCGACTCTCGAGGTCCTTACTCCGGTGTGTACGGATCAGTGGATCTAGCGGGTGCATTGAATACCGCCATCACGATCCGGACGATGGTGGTTCAGCCAAATCGAGACGGAGGCTGGACCTTGCACGTTCAGGCCGGCGCGGGCATCGTCGCGGACTCCCGACCTGAGGCGGAATACCAGGAAACGCTCAACAAAGCCCGGGGCATGCTGACTGCACTGGCCTGCCTCGAGGACGTCGAGACATGA
- the gshA gene encoding glutamate--cysteine ligase: MTRDRLLKGFEVELFTGRHDGRNVGIAATAREELKGFVTEPDHRNLEYVTAPESDYGPLTEALLSPRRTLRTWLESRGLTLLPGSTLSLGDATQFERSDPSNPYHDLIEATYGTDVVTASIHINLGIENPDQLFQALRLVRCEAALMLSLSASSPFLNGEVTGVHSQRWLQFPLTPARVPLFVDHLHFIHWTEEQIAAGTMHNVRHLWTSVRPNGPERPHQLNRLELRICDLITDPDCLLAVTTLLELRIQQILRDPTTHDPMTRSSLSLNELEQLSLSNDRTAAQKSLEATLHHWEDGRPLQCRDWLLTLIESVEPLAAELHLSERLQPLAAILDEGNQAMRWLAGIRAGGTIQSVLIESIEAMEAEETRPVSAPVQHPLG; encoded by the coding sequence ATGACCAGGGATCGCCTGCTCAAAGGCTTTGAGGTCGAACTGTTCACGGGTCGTCACGATGGTCGCAACGTCGGGATCGCCGCCACAGCAAGAGAGGAGCTGAAAGGCTTCGTCACGGAGCCGGATCATCGCAACCTCGAATACGTCACAGCGCCGGAATCAGACTATGGACCTCTCACGGAGGCTCTGCTCTCACCCCGTAGGACCCTGCGGACATGGCTTGAGTCCAGGGGACTGACCTTGCTGCCCGGCAGCACTCTGAGCCTGGGTGACGCAACTCAGTTTGAACGGTCCGATCCCTCGAATCCCTACCACGATCTGATTGAAGCCACCTATGGCACAGATGTGGTGACAGCCAGCATTCACATCAACCTCGGTATCGAGAATCCGGATCAGCTCTTTCAGGCCTTACGCCTGGTTCGTTGCGAGGCGGCACTCATGCTTTCCCTGAGCGCCAGTTCCCCATTTCTCAATGGTGAGGTCACCGGAGTTCATTCCCAACGCTGGCTGCAATTTCCTCTCACGCCGGCTCGCGTCCCCTTGTTCGTGGATCATCTGCACTTCATCCACTGGACGGAGGAACAGATTGCCGCAGGGACAATGCACAACGTGCGCCATCTCTGGACATCCGTGCGCCCCAACGGTCCAGAGCGTCCTCATCAACTCAATCGTCTGGAGCTGCGCATCTGCGATCTGATCACTGATCCAGACTGTCTTCTTGCGGTCACCACGTTGCTCGAACTCAGGATTCAACAGATTCTTCGTGATCCCACCACTCACGACCCCATGACCAGAAGCTCATTAAGCCTCAACGAACTCGAGCAACTCAGCCTGAGCAACGACCGGACCGCAGCCCAGAAGAGCCTCGAAGCCACCCTCCACCATTGGGAGGACGGCCGGCCACTGCAGTGCAGAGACTGGTTGCTGACGTTGATCGAATCCGTGGAGCCACTGGCAGCGGAACTCCACCTAAGCGAACGACTTCAGCCCCTGGCCGCCATCCTTGATGAGGGGAATCAGGCCATGCGCTGGCTGGCTGGCATCAGGGCCGGAGGCACAATCCAAAGCGTGCTCATCGAGAGCATCGAGGCCATGGAAGCAGAGGAAACACGTCCCGTTTCAGCCCCAGTCCAACACCCTTTGGGATGA
- the ppc gene encoding phosphoenolpyruvate carboxylase: protein MSSSSARSPESEQPRVAVAEAPVGGQLLQQRLALVEDLWQTVLRSECPAEQAERLLRMKQLSDPVLPDGNAVSSDALVSLIRDMDLSEAIAAARAFSLYFQLVNILEQRIEEDGYLESIVRSQDTAEQINPFAPPLATQTEPATFRELFERLRRLNVPPAQLENLLQELDIRLVFTAHPTEIVRHTIRHKQRRVASLLQQLETKSDSSAVEAGTIRLQLEEEIRLWWRTDELHQFKPSVLDEVDYALHYFQQVLFGAMPQLRRRLSSALACSYPDVQLPPSSFCTFGSWVGSDRDGNPSVTTDITWRTACYQRQLMLDRYVSAVHGLRDQLSISMQWSQVSAPLLESLEMDRLRFPEVYEERATRYRLEPYRLKLSFVLERLRLTQIRNQQLADAGWRAPADAQVAATPETPQSESLHYGSVAEFRSDLELIRTSLVSTDLTCEPLDTLLTQVHIFGFCLAGLDIRQESTRHSDALDEVSRYLNPDEAYGDLNEQERVNWLLQELQTRRPLIPPSVQWSSTTEETVDVFRTLHRLQDEFGSRICRTYVISMSHSVSDLLEVLLLAKEAGLVEPSAGHADLLVVPLFETVEDLQRAPEVMEQLFQTPLYRNLLPRVGSQGQPLQELMLGYSDSNKDSGFLSSNWEIHKAQIALQDLAARNGLALRLFHGRGGSVGRGGGPAYQAILAQPSGTLQGRIKITEQGEVLASKYSLPELALYNLETVTTAVVQNSLVTNQLDATPSWNDLMARLARCSRRHYRALVHDNPDLVAFFEQVTPIEEISKLQISSRPARRKTGTRDLSSLRAIPWVFGWTQSRFLLPSWFGVGTALHEELENDPDQMSLLRTLHQRWPFFRMLISKVEITLSKVDLDLARHYVTSLGSADHREAFDGIYKTIAEEYSLTHRLVLEITGQERLLDADPALQLSVDLRNRTIVPLGFLQVALLRRLRDQNRQPPMSESPSDGDGRTYSRSELLRGALLTINGIAAGMRNTG, encoded by the coding sequence ATGTCCTCCTCCTCCGCACGAAGTCCTGAGAGCGAACAGCCCAGGGTTGCGGTGGCTGAGGCTCCTGTGGGCGGCCAGCTCTTACAGCAACGACTCGCCCTGGTCGAAGACCTCTGGCAGACCGTTCTTCGCAGTGAGTGTCCAGCGGAACAGGCGGAGCGCCTTCTGCGGATGAAACAACTCAGCGACCCAGTCCTTCCGGACGGCAACGCGGTGAGCAGTGACGCTTTGGTGTCGTTGATCAGGGACATGGACTTGTCGGAAGCCATCGCGGCCGCTCGGGCTTTTTCCCTGTACTTCCAACTGGTGAACATTCTCGAGCAGCGCATCGAGGAAGACGGATATTTGGAAAGCATCGTCCGCTCACAGGACACAGCGGAACAGATCAATCCCTTCGCGCCTCCCCTCGCAACACAGACAGAGCCCGCCACCTTCCGGGAACTGTTTGAACGCCTACGCAGACTCAATGTCCCCCCCGCACAGCTGGAAAACCTGCTGCAGGAGCTCGATATCCGCCTGGTCTTCACCGCCCATCCCACCGAAATCGTCCGTCACACGATCCGCCACAAGCAGAGGCGGGTTGCAAGCCTGCTGCAGCAACTGGAAACCAAGAGCGATTCAAGCGCCGTTGAAGCTGGAACCATCCGTCTTCAGTTGGAGGAGGAGATCAGGCTGTGGTGGCGAACCGATGAGCTGCACCAGTTCAAACCCTCGGTTCTGGACGAGGTTGATTACGCCCTTCACTACTTCCAGCAGGTGCTGTTCGGGGCCATGCCCCAGCTGCGCCGACGCCTCTCCTCGGCACTGGCCTGCAGCTACCCGGATGTCCAACTGCCGCCGTCATCCTTCTGCACCTTCGGCTCCTGGGTTGGATCCGATCGTGATGGAAACCCTTCGGTAACGACTGACATCACCTGGCGAACGGCCTGCTATCAGCGCCAGCTGATGCTGGATCGTTATGTGAGCGCAGTCCACGGGCTTCGAGATCAGCTGAGCATCTCCATGCAGTGGAGCCAGGTCAGTGCACCACTCCTTGAATCCCTGGAGATGGATCGGTTGCGGTTTCCTGAGGTGTACGAAGAGCGTGCGACCCGTTATCGACTGGAGCCCTATCGCCTAAAGCTGAGTTTTGTGCTTGAGAGGCTGCGTCTCACGCAGATCCGCAATCAGCAGCTGGCGGATGCCGGCTGGAGAGCTCCTGCAGATGCACAGGTGGCCGCTACTCCAGAAACACCTCAAAGCGAATCTCTTCACTACGGCTCCGTGGCGGAGTTCCGCAGTGACCTTGAACTGATCCGAACAAGCTTGGTCAGTACTGACCTCACCTGCGAGCCCCTCGACACGTTGCTCACCCAGGTGCACATTTTTGGTTTTTGTCTTGCCGGCCTAGACATCCGCCAGGAAAGCACCCGGCACAGCGATGCTTTGGACGAAGTGAGTCGCTACCTGAACCCCGACGAGGCCTACGGGGATCTGAATGAACAGGAACGCGTGAACTGGCTGCTTCAAGAGCTGCAGACCCGCCGCCCTCTGATCCCACCCTCCGTCCAATGGTCATCCACGACGGAAGAAACCGTTGATGTCTTCCGCACGCTGCATCGCCTCCAGGATGAGTTCGGAAGTCGAATTTGCCGAACCTATGTGATCTCCATGAGTCACAGCGTTTCGGATCTACTGGAAGTGCTTCTCCTGGCGAAGGAAGCGGGGCTTGTGGAACCTTCTGCAGGCCATGCCGACCTGCTGGTGGTTCCTCTCTTCGAAACCGTGGAGGATCTACAGAGGGCTCCCGAGGTGATGGAACAGCTGTTCCAGACCCCCTTGTATCGCAACCTGCTTCCCAGGGTTGGAAGCCAGGGACAACCTCTGCAAGAGCTGATGCTCGGCTACTCCGATAGCAATAAGGATTCGGGTTTCCTCTCCAGCAATTGGGAGATTCACAAAGCACAGATTGCCCTCCAGGATCTGGCGGCAAGAAACGGTCTGGCCCTGCGGCTGTTCCACGGACGTGGTGGTTCAGTGGGTCGGGGAGGAGGACCTGCTTATCAGGCGATTCTCGCCCAGCCCAGTGGCACGCTCCAAGGACGCATCAAGATCACCGAGCAGGGGGAGGTCCTCGCCTCCAAATACAGCCTTCCTGAGCTGGCTCTTTACAACCTCGAAACCGTGACCACCGCGGTCGTTCAAAACAGTTTGGTCACGAACCAACTGGATGCCACCCCCAGCTGGAACGATCTGATGGCGCGGCTGGCCCGCTGCTCCCGTCGCCACTACCGCGCTCTCGTGCACGACAACCCAGATCTTGTTGCCTTCTTCGAGCAGGTCACGCCGATCGAGGAGATCAGCAAGCTTCAGATCTCCAGCCGGCCCGCCCGGCGCAAAACCGGGACGCGCGATCTCTCCAGCCTGCGGGCGATTCCCTGGGTCTTTGGCTGGACCCAGAGTCGCTTTCTCCTCCCAAGCTGGTTTGGTGTCGGCACAGCCCTCCACGAAGAGCTTGAGAACGACCCCGATCAGATGTCGTTGCTGCGGACATTGCATCAACGCTGGCCTTTCTTCCGGATGCTGATTTCCAAGGTGGAGATAACCCTCTCCAAGGTTGATTTGGATCTGGCCCGTCACTACGTGACCAGCTTGGGAAGTGCCGATCACCGCGAAGCATTCGACGGGATCTACAAGACCATCGCCGAGGAATACAGCCTCACCCACCGCCTCGTGCTGGAGATCACAGGGCAAGAGCGATTGCTGGATGCCGATCCAGCCCTGCAGCTCTCCGTGGATTTGCGCAACCGCACCATCGTTCCGTTGGGGTTCCTTCAGGTCGCCCTACTGCGCCGGTTGAGGGACCAAAATCGCCAACCACCGATGAGTGAATCTCCCAGCGACGGTGACGGTCGGACGTATAGCCGCAGCGAACTGCTTCGTGGTGCCCTGCTCACGATCAACGGAATCGCCGCAGGCATGCGCAACACCGGGTGA
- the recF gene encoding DNA replication/repair protein RecF, giving the protein MRLLRLELQEFRNHCHLQLEIHAPRLLVIGSNGIGKSNLLESVELLGSLRSHRSSQDADLIHWDAPRALLKASCMDETEVELELRRRGGRQARRNGKVLQRQLDLIGPLRCVGFSALDLHLVRGEPALRRSWLDRVVLQLEPIYAELIGRYNRLLRQRSQFWRRGGGNNTFEHQALLDSFDNQMALVCTRIHRRRRRALLRLEPLAAAWQSRLSQGHEQLELRYSPGSVLEGEEAEEPWRLAIEQQLHRQRGEEERLGSCRVGPHRDEIDMLLNGTVARRFGSSGQQRTLVLALKLAELELVGELCGHPPLLLLDDVLAELDPQRQLALLEAVGDTHQCLVSATHLDAFEGEWRQRSQILNADQLKNESKNS; this is encoded by the coding sequence ATTCGGCTTCTCCGGCTTGAACTGCAGGAGTTCCGCAACCACTGCCACCTGCAGCTGGAGATCCATGCACCGCGTCTGCTGGTGATCGGAAGCAACGGCATCGGCAAATCCAACCTGCTGGAGTCAGTGGAACTCCTGGGGAGTTTGCGCTCCCACCGCAGCAGTCAAGATGCGGATCTGATCCACTGGGATGCACCGAGGGCTCTGCTGAAGGCCTCCTGCATGGACGAAACCGAAGTAGAGCTGGAACTCCGCCGCCGCGGTGGACGCCAGGCACGGCGAAACGGGAAAGTGCTTCAACGGCAGTTAGACCTGATTGGTCCCCTGCGATGTGTGGGGTTCAGCGCCCTGGATCTTCATCTTGTGCGAGGAGAACCAGCTCTCAGACGCAGCTGGCTTGATCGGGTCGTGTTGCAGTTGGAGCCGATCTACGCCGAGCTGATCGGACGGTACAACCGGCTCCTTCGTCAGCGCAGCCAGTTCTGGAGACGAGGCGGCGGCAACAACACCTTCGAACATCAGGCCCTTCTCGACAGCTTCGATAACCAGATGGCCCTGGTCTGCACGCGAATTCACCGACGACGACGACGGGCCCTGTTACGGCTCGAACCCCTGGCAGCGGCCTGGCAGTCACGCTTGAGCCAGGGCCATGAGCAACTGGAGCTCCGTTACAGCCCAGGGAGCGTTTTGGAAGGGGAAGAGGCCGAAGAGCCGTGGCGATTGGCGATCGAACAGCAGCTGCACCGCCAACGCGGTGAGGAGGAACGACTCGGCAGCTGCCGAGTCGGACCCCATCGCGACGAGATCGACATGCTGCTGAATGGCACCGTCGCCCGTCGCTTCGGGTCATCTGGCCAACAGCGCACCCTTGTTCTTGCTCTGAAACTGGCGGAACTGGAACTGGTGGGAGAGCTCTGCGGCCATCCGCCGCTTCTGCTTCTGGACGATGTCCTGGCGGAATTGGATCCGCAGCGCCAACTCGCCTTGCTAGAGGCAGTTGGTGACACCCATCAATGCCTCGTGAGTGCCACCCATCTCGATGCCTTTGAGGGCGAATGGCGGCAACGCTCACAGATTCTTAATGCTGATCAATTGAAAAACGAATCGAAAAACAGCTAG
- the speD gene encoding adenosylmethionine decarboxylase, translated as MEQTLSCLHPNPGWDDVQTPTPTKTQIPSATDMVGKHCILELYDCDKTKLDDEAFLRTTITTAAKRAGATLLNLITHRFEPQGVTGLALLAESHISIHTWPETGYAAVDVFTCGDHTMPEKACQHLCHELKAMNHALRSFLRETPAAVAEAERTPGWSTH; from the coding sequence ATGGAGCAGACCCTGTCATGCCTGCATCCCAACCCGGGATGGGACGACGTTCAGACCCCTACACCCACCAAGACCCAGATTCCCAGTGCCACCGACATGGTGGGCAAGCACTGCATTCTCGAGCTCTACGATTGCGACAAGACAAAGCTCGATGACGAAGCTTTTCTGAGAACCACCATTACGACCGCTGCGAAACGTGCTGGTGCCACTCTTCTCAACCTCATCACCCATCGATTCGAACCACAGGGCGTCACAGGATTGGCTCTTTTGGCGGAATCTCACATCTCCATCCACACATGGCCTGAAACCGGGTATGCGGCTGTGGATGTCTTCACGTGCGGCGATCACACCATGCCCGAAAAGGCTTGCCAGCACCTCTGCCACGAGCTGAAGGCCATGAACCATGCTCTGCGCAGCTTCTTACGTGAAACCCCAGCAGCTGTAGCGGAGGCAGAGCGCACGCCAGGTTGGTCAACCCATTAA